The following proteins are encoded in a genomic region of Mycobacterium sp. 155:
- a CDS encoding serine/threonine-protein kinase PknG — MTQPPEVPEEPDEEPGTQPATLEDLDIDSRSTVRPMATQAVFRPDFDDDEERGKSSVFGDTEAYDHGTMTTRIVSPIRRLGGGLVEMPRVPERDPLSALMTNPVVAESKRFCWNCGKPVGRSSSDGRALSEGWCPNCGSAYSFLPQLSPDDIVADQYEIKGCIAHGGLGWVYLAFDHNVNERPVVLKGLVHSGDAEAQAIAMAERQFLAEVTHPGIVKIYNFVEHDDKHGNPVGYIVMEYVGGTSLKQAKGTRLPVAEAIGYMMEILPALGYLHSIGLAYNDLKPENIMITEEQLKLIDLGAVSRLNSYGYLYGTPGYQAPEIVRTGPTVATDIYTVGRTLAALTLKLRTRKGRYVDGLPSDDPVLTKYDSFGRLLRRAIDPDPRRRFATAEEMSSQLLGVLREVVATDSGMPRPGLSTVFSPSRSTFGVDLLVAHTDVYVDGQVHSEKLTAQEIVRALPVPLVDRTDVGAPVLVASVLSQPVHTLDQLRAARHGALDAEGIDLSESVELPLMEARALLDLGDVAKATRKLDDLATRVGWNWRLIWFRAVAEMLSADYDSATKHFTEVLDTLPGELAPKLALAATAELAGTADELTFYKTVWGTDNGVLSAGFGLARAQSVSGDRDGAVRTLDEVPPTSRHFTAARLTSAVTLLSGRSTSEITEQNIRDAARRVEALPDTEPRVLQIRALVLGTAMDWLADNAASSNHILGFPFTEHGLKLGVEASLRALARIAPTQSHRYALVDLANSVRPMSTF, encoded by the coding sequence ATGACACAGCCACCCGAAGTCCCAGAGGAGCCCGACGAGGAGCCCGGTACCCAGCCGGCCACTCTCGAAGACCTCGACATAGATTCGCGGTCAACGGTGCGGCCCATGGCCACCCAAGCGGTGTTCCGGCCGGACTTCGACGACGACGAGGAGCGCGGCAAGTCTTCCGTTTTCGGCGACACCGAGGCATACGACCACGGGACCATGACGACACGCATCGTTTCGCCGATCCGTCGGTTGGGTGGCGGTCTGGTGGAAATGCCGCGGGTGCCCGAGCGAGATCCGTTGAGCGCGTTGATGACCAACCCGGTGGTGGCGGAATCGAAGCGGTTCTGCTGGAACTGCGGTAAGCCTGTCGGCCGATCCTCGTCCGACGGCCGGGCCCTGTCGGAGGGGTGGTGCCCGAACTGCGGCAGCGCGTATTCCTTTCTGCCGCAACTGTCCCCCGACGACATAGTCGCCGACCAGTACGAGATCAAGGGGTGCATTGCCCACGGCGGCCTGGGCTGGGTGTATCTGGCGTTCGACCACAACGTCAACGAGCGGCCGGTCGTGTTGAAGGGCCTGGTGCATTCCGGCGACGCCGAGGCGCAGGCCATCGCGATGGCCGAGCGCCAGTTCCTGGCCGAGGTGACGCATCCGGGGATCGTCAAGATCTACAACTTCGTCGAACACGATGACAAGCACGGCAATCCCGTCGGCTACATCGTCATGGAATACGTGGGAGGGACATCGCTCAAGCAGGCCAAGGGCACCAGGCTGCCGGTCGCCGAGGCGATCGGCTACATGATGGAGATCCTGCCCGCACTGGGCTACCTGCACTCCATCGGATTGGCCTACAACGACCTCAAGCCCGAGAACATCATGATCACCGAGGAACAGCTCAAGCTGATCGACCTCGGTGCGGTGTCGCGGCTCAATTCCTACGGATACCTGTACGGCACACCGGGTTACCAGGCCCCCGAGATCGTGCGCACCGGGCCGACCGTGGCCACCGACATCTACACGGTGGGCCGGACCCTGGCCGCCCTGACCCTGAAGTTGCGCACCCGCAAGGGCCGCTATGTCGACGGGCTGCCGTCCGATGATCCGGTGCTCACCAAGTACGACTCGTTCGGGCGACTGCTGCGCCGGGCCATCGATCCCGATCCCAGGCGGCGCTTCGCCACGGCCGAGGAGATGTCGTCACAGCTGCTCGGTGTCCTGCGCGAAGTGGTGGCCACCGACAGCGGGATGCCGCGCCCGGGCCTGTCGACGGTGTTCAGCCCGTCACGATCGACCTTCGGGGTGGATCTGCTCGTCGCACACACCGACGTGTACGTCGACGGCCAGGTGCACTCGGAAAAGCTGACCGCACAAGAGATCGTCCGGGCGCTGCCGGTGCCGCTGGTCGACCGCACCGATGTGGGTGCGCCGGTGCTGGTGGCCAGTGTGCTGAGTCAGCCGGTGCACACCCTCGATCAGCTGCGCGCCGCACGTCACGGCGCGCTCGACGCCGAGGGCATCGACCTGTCCGAATCGGTCGAGTTGCCGTTGATGGAGGCTCGCGCGCTGCTCGATCTGGGGGACGTGGCCAAGGCCACCCGCAAACTCGACGATCTGGCTACCCGGGTCGGCTGGAACTGGCGTCTGATCTGGTTCCGCGCGGTCGCCGAGATGTTGTCTGCCGACTATGATTCGGCGACAAAGCATTTCACCGAGGTGCTGGACACCCTGCCCGGTGAGCTGGCACCCAAGCTAGCACTGGCCGCGACGGCCGAGCTGGCCGGTACGGCTGACGAGCTGACCTTCTACAAGACGGTGTGGGGCACCGACAACGGCGTCCTCTCCGCGGGCTTCGGGTTGGCCCGGGCCCAGTCGGTCAGCGGGGATCGCGATGGAGCGGTGCGGACACTCGACGAAGTCCCGCCCACCTCACGGCATTTCACCGCGGCCCGGCTCACGAGCGCGGTCACGCTGCTGTCCGGGCGATCAACCAGTGAGATCACCGAGCAGAACATCCGCGACGCGGCTCGACGGGTGGAGGCACTGCCCGACACCGAGCCTCGCGTGCTGCAGATCCGAGCGCTGGTGCTGGGTACCGCGATGGACTGGCTGGCCGACAACGCCGCCAGCAGCAACCACATCCTGGGCTTCCCGTTCACCGAGCACGGACTCAAGCTCGGCGTCGAGGCATCGCTTCGGGCGCTCGCACGGATAGCCCCGACTCAGTCCCATCGTTATGCCCTGGTGGATCTGGCCAACAGTGTCCGGCCGATGAGCACGTTCTGA
- a CDS encoding acetate kinase, producing the protein MTDTVLVINSGSSSVKYQLIQPDSGQQLADGIVERIGEDSSTATLKVGDRTLRREGRIADHEAALRLAFELSAEAGLRLDDLALVAVGHRVVHGGKTFYRPAVIDDAMMSKLEELAPLAPLHNPPAVVGIEVARRILPDVPHIAVFDTAFFHDLPAAAATYAIEREVAERWHIRRYGFHGTSHEYVSRQAAEFMGRPYDSVNQIVLHLGNGASASAVSGGRAVDTSMGLTPLEGLVMGTRSGDIDPGIVGYLCRTADMSIEDIDTMLNRRSGLLGLSGQNDFRKLHQLIETGDNAAQLAYDVYIHRLRKYVGAYLAVLGTTDIISFTAGVGENDAAVRRDALSGLATLGIELDPELNESPSRDARRISTPSSPVTVLVIPTDEELAIARACAQVVRSA; encoded by the coding sequence ATGACGGACACCGTATTGGTGATCAACTCCGGCTCGTCGTCAGTGAAATACCAACTCATCCAACCTGATTCAGGGCAGCAGCTTGCGGACGGAATCGTGGAGCGTATCGGTGAGGATTCGTCGACGGCCACGTTGAAGGTCGGCGACCGCACATTGCGTCGTGAAGGTCGGATCGCCGATCATGAGGCGGCGTTGCGGCTGGCGTTCGAGCTGTCTGCCGAGGCGGGGTTGCGCCTCGACGATCTCGCGCTGGTGGCGGTCGGGCATCGGGTGGTGCACGGCGGCAAGACGTTCTACCGACCCGCTGTGATCGATGACGCGATGATGTCCAAGCTCGAGGAACTGGCTCCCCTTGCCCCGCTGCACAATCCGCCCGCAGTGGTCGGTATCGAGGTAGCCCGGCGCATCCTGCCCGACGTACCGCACATCGCGGTGTTCGACACCGCGTTCTTCCACGATCTTCCTGCCGCTGCGGCGACCTACGCTATCGAGCGTGAGGTTGCCGAGCGGTGGCACATCCGGCGCTACGGGTTCCACGGCACTTCGCATGAATACGTGAGCCGACAGGCCGCCGAGTTCATGGGACGGCCCTACGATTCGGTGAACCAGATTGTGCTGCACCTTGGTAACGGCGCGTCGGCGTCGGCGGTCAGCGGTGGCCGCGCCGTCGACACCTCCATGGGGCTCACGCCGCTGGAGGGGCTCGTGATGGGCACCCGCAGCGGCGACATCGATCCGGGTATCGTCGGTTACCTGTGCCGGACGGCGGATATGAGCATCGAGGATATCGACACCATGCTCAACCGCCGGTCCGGGCTCCTGGGCCTCAGCGGTCAGAACGACTTCCGTAAGCTGCACCAGCTGATCGAAACCGGCGACAACGCAGCGCAATTGGCGTACGACGTGTACATCCACCGGTTGCGAAAGTATGTCGGGGCATACCTGGCGGTGCTGGGAACCACCGACATCATCAGCTTCACCGCAGGCGTGGGGGAGAACGACGCGGCCGTGCGGCGGGACGCGTTGAGCGGATTGGCAACGCTGGGTATCGAACTCGATCCGGAACTGAACGAGAGCCCGTCGCGGGATGCCCGGCGCATCTCGACGCCATCGTCACCGGTCACCGTGCTGGTGATTCCGACCGACGAGGAACTGGCCATCGCCCGCGCCTGTGCGCAGGTGGTCCGATCCGCCTAG
- a CDS encoding glutamate ABC transporter substrate-binding protein, translating to MRKVLILLATVLMVAGCSQTAPALTVPALTLSPPTPAGMEELTPQPVQVPAPDADECDRTASLRPFNNKADADAAVADIRNRGRLVVGLDIGSNLFSFRDPITGEITGFDVDIAGEVSRDIFGTPAQVEYRILSSADRIAALQNKKVDIVVKTMTITCERRKQVNFSTVYLMANQRILAPRDSTISQASDLSGKRVCVVDGTTSLKRIQQISPAPIIVSVVTWADCLVALQQRQADAVSTDDSILAGLVAQDPYLHIVGPSMNEEPYGIGVNLDNTGLVRFVNGTLERIRRDGTWNTLYRKWLTVLGPAPSPPVARYID from the coding sequence ATGAGGAAAGTTCTGATCCTGCTCGCGACGGTGTTGATGGTGGCCGGCTGCAGCCAGACCGCGCCCGCTCTGACCGTCCCGGCGCTCACCTTGTCGCCGCCCACGCCGGCCGGCATGGAGGAACTCACGCCGCAGCCGGTGCAGGTACCTGCCCCTGACGCTGACGAGTGTGACCGCACCGCGAGCCTGCGCCCGTTCAACAACAAGGCCGACGCCGACGCCGCGGTTGCCGACATCCGTAACCGGGGCCGCCTCGTCGTCGGGCTCGACATCGGCAGCAACCTGTTCTCTTTCCGTGACCCGATCACCGGTGAGATCACCGGATTCGACGTCGACATCGCCGGCGAGGTGTCTCGCGACATCTTCGGCACCCCGGCACAGGTCGAGTATCGGATCCTGTCATCGGCCGACCGCATCGCCGCACTGCAGAACAAGAAGGTCGACATCGTCGTCAAGACCATGACCATCACCTGCGAGCGCCGCAAGCAGGTCAACTTCTCGACGGTGTATCTGATGGCCAATCAACGCATCCTGGCTCCGCGCGACTCGACCATCTCGCAAGCCTCGGACCTGTCCGGTAAGCGCGTGTGCGTGGTCGACGGCACGACGTCGCTCAAACGCATCCAGCAGATCAGCCCGGCGCCGATCATCGTCTCGGTGGTGACGTGGGCCGACTGCCTGGTGGCGTTGCAGCAGCGCCAGGCCGACGCGGTCAGTACCGACGACTCGATCCTGGCCGGCTTGGTGGCTCAGGACCCCTATCTGCACATCGTCGGCCCCAGCATGAACGAGGAGCCCTACGGAATCGGGGTAAACCTGGACAACACCGGCCTGGTGCGGTTCGTCAACGGCACGCTGGAACGTATCCGGCGCGACGGCACATGGAACACGTTGTACCGCAAGTGGTTGACGGTGCTGGGCCCGGCGCCCTCCCCTCCCGTCGCGAGGTACATCGACTGA
- the pta gene encoding phosphate acetyltransferase — protein MPDGNIATAIYVASPEGDTGKSTIALGILHRLAATVPRVGVFRPIARLGEDRDYILELLLAGTTAGLPYEDCVGVDYQHVHEDPDAAITDIVDRFHRVANRCDAVLIVGSDYTDIATPSELSMNARIAVNLGAPVVLAVKAADRTPEEVAHVVEVCLAELSHQHAHAAAVVANRCDPAQMTAVAEALKPLGTPAYVLPEEPLLVAPSVAELQVAVDGTVIAGDPQLLSREVMGVLVAGMTAEHVLERLTEGVAVVTPGDRSDVVLAVVSAHAAEGFPSLSCIILNGGLDLHPAIASLVEGLGLRLPIVTTKYGTFETASRVAGARGRVTAKSQRKIDTALALMDRYVDVGDLLAQLTIPIPAVTTPQMFTYQLLDRARSDRKRIVLPEGTDDRILKAAGRLLRRSVAHLTILGEESQIRSRAAELGVDIDAAVVLDPRTSELCDRFAEQYAELRRKKGITFEQARETIHDVSYFGTMLVHNNMVDGMVSGAAHTTAHTVRPAFEIIRTAPGISTVSSIFLMCLADKVLAYGDCAIVPDPTSEQLADIAISSARTAAQFGIEPRVAMLSYSTGTSGTGADVDKVRVATELVRQREPDLLVEGPIQYDAAVEPSVAITKMPDSPVAGRATVLIFPDLNTGNNTYKAVQRSAGAIAIGPVLQGLNKPVNDLSRGALVEDIVNTVAITAIQAQGVS, from the coding sequence GTGCCGGATGGGAACATCGCGACCGCGATCTACGTAGCATCGCCTGAAGGGGATACCGGTAAGTCGACCATTGCGCTGGGGATCCTGCACCGGCTGGCCGCGACCGTGCCCCGGGTCGGAGTGTTCCGGCCCATCGCTCGGTTGGGCGAGGACCGTGACTACATCCTCGAACTGCTGCTGGCCGGCACCACGGCCGGATTGCCGTACGAAGACTGTGTCGGGGTCGACTACCAGCATGTGCACGAGGACCCCGACGCAGCGATCACCGACATCGTCGACCGTTTCCACCGCGTCGCCAACCGGTGCGACGCGGTCCTGATAGTCGGCAGCGACTACACCGACATCGCCACGCCCAGCGAGCTCAGCATGAACGCGCGCATTGCGGTGAACCTGGGTGCACCGGTGGTGCTCGCCGTCAAGGCCGCCGACCGCACACCCGAGGAGGTCGCGCACGTCGTCGAGGTGTGCCTGGCCGAGTTGAGCCATCAACATGCTCACGCCGCGGCGGTGGTCGCCAACCGGTGCGACCCGGCGCAGATGACCGCGGTGGCCGAGGCCCTCAAACCGCTCGGCACTCCCGCCTATGTATTGCCAGAGGAGCCTCTGCTCGTCGCACCGTCGGTGGCTGAACTGCAGGTAGCGGTGGACGGTACGGTGATCGCCGGCGACCCGCAGCTGCTGTCCCGTGAGGTGATGGGCGTGCTCGTTGCGGGTATGACGGCCGAGCACGTGCTGGAGCGGCTGACCGAGGGTGTCGCGGTGGTGACACCGGGCGATCGGTCCGACGTGGTCTTGGCCGTGGTGAGTGCCCATGCCGCCGAAGGGTTTCCGTCGCTGTCGTGCATCATCCTCAACGGCGGACTCGATCTGCATCCGGCCATCGCCTCGTTGGTGGAGGGACTGGGGCTGCGGCTGCCGATCGTGACCACCAAGTACGGCACGTTCGAGACCGCCAGCCGCGTGGCCGGCGCGCGCGGTCGCGTGACCGCGAAGTCGCAGCGCAAGATCGACACCGCGCTGGCCCTGATGGACCGCTACGTCGACGTCGGCGATCTGCTGGCGCAGCTGACCATCCCGATTCCGGCGGTGACCACGCCGCAGATGTTCACCTACCAGCTCCTCGACCGGGCTCGCTCCGACCGCAAGCGCATCGTGCTGCCCGAGGGCACCGACGACCGCATCCTCAAGGCTGCGGGCCGGCTGCTGCGGCGCAGCGTAGCCCACCTGACCATCCTCGGCGAGGAAAGTCAGATCCGTTCCCGGGCAGCCGAACTCGGGGTGGACATCGACGCGGCCGTCGTCCTCGATCCGCGCACCAGCGAGCTGTGTGATCGCTTCGCCGAGCAGTACGCCGAACTGCGCCGCAAGAAGGGCATCACCTTCGAACAGGCCCGCGAAACCATCCACGACGTCTCGTATTTCGGCACCATGCTGGTGCACAACAACATGGTGGACGGCATGGTGTCGGGAGCGGCGCACACCACCGCGCACACCGTGCGGCCGGCGTTCGAGATCATCCGAACGGCCCCCGGCATTTCGACGGTATCCAGCATCTTCCTCATGTGCCTGGCCGACAAGGTGCTGGCCTACGGTGACTGCGCGATCGTGCCGGATCCCACCTCCGAGCAGCTGGCCGACATCGCGATATCGTCGGCCCGCACCGCCGCGCAGTTCGGCATCGAGCCGCGCGTGGCCATGCTGTCGTATTCGACGGGGACCTCGGGTACCGGTGCTGATGTCGATAAGGTCAGGGTGGCAACGGAATTGGTGCGCCAACGCGAACCGGATCTGCTGGTCGAGGGGCCGATCCAGTACGACGCGGCCGTGGAGCCGTCGGTGGCGATCACGAAGATGCCGGACTCCCCGGTGGCCGGACGGGCCACGGTGCTGATCTTCCCGGACCTCAATACCGGCAACAACACCTACAAGGCGGTGCAAAGATCGGCAGGTGCCATCGCGATCGGCCCGGTGCTGCAGGGCCTGAACAAGCCCGTCAACGACCTCTCGCGGGGTGCGCTGGTCGAGGACATTGTCAACACGGTCGCGATCACGGCGATCCAGGCGCAAGGGGTGTCATGA
- the fgd gene encoding glucose-6-phosphate dehydrogenase (coenzyme-F420) produces the protein MAELKLGYKASAEQFAPRELVELGVLAEASGMDSATVSDHFQPWRHEGGHAPFSLAWMTAVGERTQRLVLGTSVLTPTFRYNPAVIAQAFATMACLYPERIFLGVGTGEALNEIATGYAGEWPEFKERFARLREAVKLMRKLWQGDRVDFDGEYYRLKGASIYDVPEGGVPVYIAAGGPVVAKYAGRAGDGFICTSGKGEELYKDKLIPAVAEGAAAAGRDVAAIDRMIEIKISYDPDPKLALENTRFWAPLSLTAEQKHSIGDPIEMEKAADALPIEQVAKRWIVASDPDEAVAKVAEYVGYGLNHLVFHAPGHDQRRFLELFKTDLEPRLRKLG, from the coding sequence GTGGCTGAACTCAAACTTGGTTATAAGGCTTCTGCAGAGCAATTCGCGCCCCGGGAACTGGTCGAGCTGGGGGTGCTCGCGGAAGCGTCGGGGATGGACAGCGCGACGGTTAGCGATCATTTTCAGCCGTGGCGCCATGAGGGCGGGCATGCGCCGTTCTCGCTGGCCTGGATGACGGCCGTGGGCGAACGTACCCAGCGTTTGGTGCTGGGCACGTCGGTGCTGACCCCGACCTTCCGCTACAACCCCGCGGTGATCGCGCAGGCTTTCGCGACGATGGCGTGTCTGTACCCGGAGCGGATCTTCCTCGGCGTGGGTACGGGTGAGGCGCTCAACGAGATCGCGACCGGCTACGCCGGCGAATGGCCGGAGTTCAAGGAACGTTTCGCGCGGCTGCGCGAGGCGGTCAAGCTGATGCGTAAGTTGTGGCAGGGCGACCGCGTCGATTTCGACGGCGAGTACTACCGGCTCAAAGGCGCCTCGATCTACGACGTGCCAGAGGGTGGTGTCCCGGTGTACATCGCGGCCGGTGGTCCCGTGGTCGCCAAGTACGCCGGACGTGCGGGCGACGGCTTCATCTGCACTTCGGGCAAGGGGGAGGAGCTGTACAAGGACAAGCTCATCCCCGCTGTCGCAGAAGGTGCAGCGGCCGCGGGCCGCGATGTCGCGGCGATCGATCGGATGATCGAGATCAAGATCTCCTACGATCCGGACCCGAAGCTGGCGTTGGAGAACACCCGGTTCTGGGCCCCGCTGTCGCTGACGGCCGAGCAGAAGCATTCCATCGGCGATCCGATCGAGATGGAGAAGGCCGCCGACGCGCTGCCCATCGAACAGGTCGCCAAGCGCTGGATCGTGGCGTCCGATCCTGACGAGGCCGTGGCCAAGGTCGCTGAGTATGTGGGCTACGGCCTCAATCACCTGGTGTTCCACGCCCCCGGGCATGACCAGCGGCGCTTCCTCGAGCTGTTCAAGACCGACCTGGAGCCGCGCCTGCGCAAGCTCGGCTGA
- a CDS encoding SDR family oxidoreductase, which translates to MDNIRGKTIAITGAARGIGYATAAALLARGARVVIGDRDVALQESAVVELTKLGEVSGYPLDVTDRESFAAFLDKARTDGGGHIDVLINNAGVMPIGPFLDQSEQSIRSSIEVNVYGVLTGCRLALPDMVKRRSGHVINIASLSGLIPLPGQVVYVGAKYAVVGLSTALADEMAPHGVNVSVVMPPFTNTDLITGTKSSGPIKPVEPEDIAAAIIKTLNKPKTHVSVPPPLRFIAQAAQLLPPRGRRRLNKALGLDTVFLDYDAAKRKSYEDRAQAARGIIEG; encoded by the coding sequence ATGGACAACATCAGGGGCAAGACCATCGCGATCACAGGCGCTGCCCGCGGTATCGGTTATGCCACCGCCGCGGCACTGCTGGCCCGCGGTGCTCGCGTCGTGATCGGTGATCGGGACGTGGCGCTGCAGGAGTCGGCGGTCGTCGAGTTGACCAAGCTCGGCGAGGTCTCGGGCTATCCGCTCGACGTCACCGACCGGGAGTCCTTCGCCGCCTTCCTCGACAAGGCTCGCACCGACGGCGGCGGCCACATCGACGTCCTGATCAACAACGCCGGCGTCATGCCGATCGGCCCGTTCCTCGACCAGAGCGAGCAGTCGATCCGGTCGTCCATCGAGGTCAACGTGTACGGCGTGCTCACCGGATGCCGCCTCGCACTGCCGGACATGGTGAAGCGTCGCAGCGGCCACGTCATCAACATCGCCTCGCTGTCGGGCCTCATCCCGCTGCCGGGCCAGGTGGTCTACGTCGGCGCCAAATACGCGGTCGTCGGCCTGTCCACCGCGCTCGCCGACGAGATGGCCCCACACGGGGTCAACGTGTCGGTGGTCATGCCGCCGTTCACCAACACCGACCTGATCACCGGCACCAAATCCAGCGGGCCCATCAAGCCGGTCGAGCCCGAGGACATCGCCGCGGCGATCATCAAGACGCTCAACAAACCCAAAACCCACGTGTCTGTGCCGCCGCCGCTGCGTTTCATCGCCCAGGCCGCCCAGCTGCTGCCTCCCCGCGGGCGCCGCCGGCTCAACAAGGCGCTGGGCCTCGACACGGTGTTCCTGGATTACGACGCCGCCAAACGCAAGAGCTATGAGGACCGGGCCCAGGCCGCCCGGGGCATCATCGAGGGCTAA
- a CDS encoding O-succinylhomoserine sulfhydrylase has protein sequence MEAIVSSPEVHSVRIPAQLPDGLSQATIGVRGGVLRSEFEETAEGLFLTSGYVYESAEAAEKAFTGEIDRFVYSRYGNPTIAMFEERLRLIEDAPACFATATGMAAVFTSLGALLGAGDRLVAARSLFGSCFVVCNEILPRWGVETVFVDGEDLSQWEEALSVPTQAVFFETPSNPMQSLVDIAAVCELAHAAGAKVVLDNVFATPLLQQGMPLGADVVVYSGTKHIDGQGRVLGGAILGDKDYIDGPVQKLMRHTGPAISAFNAWILLKGLETLAVRVDYSNRSAQTVAEFLEGKAGVNWVKYPFLQSHPQYDLAKRQMRGGGTVLTFELEGGKERAFEMLDKLRIIDISNNLGDAKTLVTHPATTTHRAMGPEGRAAIGLGDGVVRISVGLEGTEDLIADLDQALS, from the coding sequence ATGGAGGCAATCGTGAGCTCACCGGAGGTGCATTCCGTGCGGATTCCCGCACAGTTGCCGGATGGCCTGAGTCAGGCCACCATCGGCGTGCGCGGCGGCGTGCTGCGGTCGGAGTTCGAGGAGACCGCGGAGGGGCTGTTCCTCACGTCGGGATACGTCTACGAGAGCGCGGAGGCAGCCGAGAAGGCGTTCACCGGCGAGATCGACCGGTTCGTCTACTCGCGGTACGGCAACCCGACCATCGCGATGTTCGAGGAGCGGTTGCGACTCATCGAGGATGCTCCGGCGTGCTTCGCCACCGCCACCGGCATGGCCGCGGTGTTCACCTCGCTCGGTGCGCTATTGGGTGCAGGTGACCGCCTGGTTGCGGCCCGCAGCCTGTTCGGTTCCTGCTTCGTGGTCTGTAACGAGATCCTGCCCCGGTGGGGTGTGGAGACAGTGTTCGTCGACGGCGAAGACCTCTCCCAGTGGGAGGAAGCGCTCTCGGTGCCGACCCAGGCGGTGTTCTTCGAGACGCCGTCCAACCCGATGCAATCCCTGGTCGACATCGCCGCGGTGTGTGAACTCGCGCACGCTGCCGGGGCAAAAGTAGTGCTGGACAACGTTTTTGCCACCCCTCTGCTGCAGCAGGGCATGCCGTTGGGCGCCGACGTCGTGGTGTATTCGGGCACCAAGCACATTGACGGTCAGGGCCGGGTGCTGGGCGGTGCGATCCTCGGCGACAAGGACTACATCGACGGCCCGGTGCAGAAGCTGATGCGCCACACCGGCCCGGCGATCAGCGCGTTCAACGCCTGGATACTGCTCAAAGGCCTTGAGACTCTTGCGGTCCGGGTGGATTATTCCAACCGTTCGGCGCAGACAGTCGCAGAGTTCCTGGAAGGCAAAGCCGGGGTGAACTGGGTGAAATACCCGTTCCTGCAATCACATCCGCAATACGATCTGGCCAAGCGGCAGATGCGGGGCGGTGGCACCGTTCTGACTTTCGAGCTTGAGGGCGGCAAGGAACGGGCCTTCGAGATGCTCGACAAGCTGCGCATCATCGACATCTCCAACAACCTGGGCGACGCGAAGACGCTCGTCACGCACCCCGCCACCACGACCCACCGCGCCATGGGGCCCGAGGGACGCGCGGCGATCGGCCTGGGCGACGGCGTGGTGCGCATCTCTGTCGGCCTGGAAGGCACCGAAGATCTGATCGCCGACCTCGACCAGGCCCTGAGCTGA
- a CDS encoding MBL fold metallo-hydrolase, whose product MAAALSAITEHVHVAQTDLVNWTLVTDGDGVLLIDAGYPGQRDDVLDSVRQLGFGTDDITAIVLTHAHIDHFGSAIWFAKTLGTPVFCHAEEVGHTKRDYLEQASPTDVAKHIWQPRWLKWTAALIANGGLDHSGIPTAAALTPEVASGLPGTPVAVPTPGHTGGHCSFIVDGVLVGGDALVTGHPLITRPGPQLLPALFNHDEAACLRSLKVLGRLDTDVLVPGHGPVWRGPIAEAVREAITRHG is encoded by the coding sequence ATGGCAGCAGCTCTGAGCGCGATCACCGAGCATGTGCACGTCGCACAAACCGACCTGGTCAACTGGACTTTGGTGACCGACGGTGACGGTGTGCTGCTGATCGACGCCGGCTATCCGGGCCAGCGCGACGACGTGCTGGACTCGGTGCGGCAGCTCGGCTTCGGCACCGACGACATCACCGCGATCGTGCTGACCCACGCCCACATCGACCATTTCGGGTCGGCCATCTGGTTCGCGAAAACCCTTGGCACACCGGTGTTCTGCCACGCCGAAGAGGTAGGCCACACCAAACGTGACTATCTTGAGCAGGCCTCGCCGACCGACGTCGCCAAGCACATCTGGCAGCCGCGTTGGCTCAAATGGACGGCGGCACTGATCGCCAACGGCGGGTTGGATCATTCGGGCATACCCACCGCAGCGGCCCTCACGCCGGAGGTGGCATCCGGACTGCCCGGCACGCCGGTGGCCGTCCCGACGCCGGGACACACCGGTGGACACTGCTCGTTCATCGTCGACGGCGTCCTGGTCGGCGGGGACGCTCTGGTTACCGGGCACCCGCTGATAACGCGGCCCGGTCCGCAGCTGCTGCCCGCGCTGTTCAATCACGACGAGGCGGCCTGCCTGCGCAGCCTGAAGGTATTGGGCCGGCTCGACACCGACGTGCTGGTGCCGGGACACGGCCCGGTGTGGCGCGGACCGATCGCCGAGGCGGTGCGGGAAGCCATCACCCGACATGGTTGA
- a CDS encoding rhodanese-like domain-containing protein, which yields MSYAGDITPQQAWKLLSEDPRAVLVDCRTDAEWRFVGVADLTQLGRDVVYIEWNRTDGSHNDAFMADLQEKIGAESGARPVVFLCRSGNRSIGAAEAATAAGYAPSYNMLDGFEGNLDENRHRGGTGWKAVGLPWRQS from the coding sequence GTGAGTTATGCCGGAGATATCACGCCGCAGCAGGCTTGGAAACTGCTGAGCGAGGACCCCCGCGCCGTGCTGGTGGACTGCCGCACCGACGCCGAGTGGCGGTTCGTCGGCGTGGCGGATCTGACCCAGCTGGGCCGTGATGTGGTCTACATCGAGTGGAACCGGACCGACGGCAGCCACAACGATGCGTTCATGGCGGATCTCCAGGAGAAAATCGGCGCCGAATCCGGTGCGCGCCCTGTGGTTTTCCTGTGTCGCTCCGGCAATCGCTCGATCGGTGCCGCCGAAGCTGCGACCGCCGCGGGCTATGCCCCGTCCTACAACATGCTCGACGGCTTCGAGGGCAACCTCGACGAGAACCGCCACCGTGGCGGCACCGGTTGGAAGGCCGTCGGCCTGCCATGGAGGCAATCGTGA